A window of Juglans regia cultivar Chandler chromosome 7, Walnut 2.0, whole genome shotgun sequence contains these coding sequences:
- the LOC109000690 gene encoding uncharacterized protein LOC109000690 isoform X1, with amino-acid sequence MPNNMLERVLSLRRSTQPHGDEAAGEKGDGAADESKTKKQQLPLTMRAANYLTRMGHIGPCLAFLFLTFIAILSLQLFHSHSFVCVSSSYYDPVSRAGFYGFDGLESDFGSLGVPWCRSKHGKTVEWTSKDLLKGLEDFVPIYEARPIKNNMFGMGFDHSFGLWFIAQWLKPDLMIESGAFKGHSTWVLRQAMPDTPIVSLTPRHPEKYLQKGPAYVDGNCTYFAGKDFVDFGSVDWASVMKKHGITNLSRVLIFFDDHQNELKRIKQALKVGFQHLVFEDNYDTGTGDHYSLRQICDQFYIRGGGHCCFKDSDEARIRSKRKKFWEKAMDIEELCGPGEAWWGVRGYMRDNFNHSNEPISLAEHFENSRFLESILDVYWELPPVAGPSLTHQSRYDPARAPSPIVEDGRYRLFQRLGLTRLETSVFNGYTQMVYIQISKQEI; translated from the exons ATGCCCAACAACATGCTGGAGCGGGTCCTCTCCCTTCGCCGATCCACACAGCCGCACGGGGACGAAGCCGCCGGTGAAAAAGGCGACGGAGCCGCCGATGAGTCCAAGACCAAGAAGCAGCAACTCCCGCTAACGATGCGGGCCGCTAACTACTTGACCCGGATGGGCCACATCGGACCATGCCTCGCATTCCTCTTCCTCACCTTCATCGCAATCCTCTCCTTGCAACTCTTCCACTCCCACAGTTTCGTTTGCGTCTCCTCATCCTACTACGACCCGGTTTCCCGCGCAGGATTCTACGGGTTCGACGGCCTCGAATCGGACTTCGGATCCCTCGGCGTGCCTTGGT GCAGATCGAAACATGGAAAAACAGTTGAATGGACGTCTAAGGATTTACTCAAAGGCTTGGAAGATTTCGTACCCATATATGAAGCCCGGCCAATTAAAAACAATATGTTTGGAATGGGTTTCGATCACAGCTTTGGGCTATGGTTCATTGCTCAATGGCTGAAGCCAGATCTGATGATTGAGAGCGGTGCTTTCAAGGGGCATTCCACTTGGGTCTTGCGGCAAGCAATGCCAGACACACCAATTGTGTCACTTACACCCCGACATCCCGAGAAGTATCTACAGAAGGGTCCTGCTTATGTTGATGGAAACTGTACATACTTTGCTGGAAAGGACTTTGTGGATTTTGGAAGTGTTGATTGGGCAAGTGTGATGAAGAAACATGGGATTACCAATCTCAGTCGGGTTCTTATTTTTTTCGATGACCatcaaaatgaattgaaaag AATAAAGCAGGCTCTAAAAGTTGGTTTCCAACATCTTGTTTTCGAGGATAACTATGACACTGGAACCGGAGATCATTATTCCTTAAGGCAGATTTGTgatcaattttatataagag GAGGTGGCCATTGCTGTTTTAAAGACAGCGATGAAGCTCGGATTAGATCAAAGAGGAAGAAATTTTGGGAGAAAGCGATGGACATAGAAGAACTCTGTGGACCAGGCGAAGCGTGGTGGGGTGTTAGAGGATACATGCGGGATAATTTTAACCACAGTAATGAGCCAATCTCCCTTGCAGAGCACTTTGAGAACAGCCGTTTTCTGGAATCAATTCTTGATGTTTATTGGGAACTCCCTCCAGTGGCTGGACCTTCTCTCACTCATCAATCAAGATATGATCCTGCTCGTGCACCAAGTCCTATTGTTGAAGATGGCCGATACCGCTTGTTCCAGCGGCTCGGTCTGACCAGACTTGAGACTTCTGTATTCAATGGGTATACTCAGATGGTTTATATTCAGATATCCAAACAAGAGATTTAG
- the LOC109000693 gene encoding protein JINGUBANG-like isoform X1 produces MSSLESPNSPPNLSFTIRSGAAASTPTKFSRSISTKEPSFSHFPYTPPRLSAPSTLSKSLHTSPLASPLHSLVPTKIPDLHSAAYRCVSSVLKKDGQILSIAVSNGFVYTGSDANAIRIWRLPEFAECGQLKTKACMVVALVVYNERVYAAYGDGKIRVWRRTSDHGGLKHIRLATIPKTGSYVRSYIAGKDKTQMKHTGPITALAINASDDILYSASLDKTVKVWRISDLKCIETIQAHPEPINAIAVADDGVLFTASDDATVKVWRRNFCRGDQPHSLTVTLPAKSSPVKSLALTEDGGVLYGGCTDGYINYWLMGWFSGQLNYGGALQGHTHAVMCLASVASYVVSGSADSTCRVWIREQDGGQHTCVAVLVGHRGPIRSITAFSGALGEEYQSSTEDGFTICTGSLDGVLKVWHVTCKNMKSSSLQSPAQSGSEYFEL; encoded by the exons ATGTCCTCACTAGAGTCCCCCAACTCCCCTCCCAACCTGTCTTTTACAATAAGATCAGGAGCAGCTGCATCCACCCCAACCAAGTTCTCCAGAAGCATTTCCACCAAAGAACCCTCCTTTTCCCATTTCCCCTACACCCCACCTCGCCTGAGCGCCCCATCCACTCTTTCCAAAAGCCTCCACACTTCACCGCTTGCCTCCCCTCTTCACTCCCTCGTCCCCACCAAGATCCCCGACCTCCACTCTGCTGCCTACCGGTGCGTCTCCTCGGTCCTCAAAAAGGACGGCCAGATCCTGTCCATTGCCGTGTCCAACGGCTTCGTCTACACAGGCTCGGATGCCAACGCCATCAGGATTTGGAGGCTCCCGGAGTTCGCCGAGTGTGGGCAGCTCAAGACCAAGGCTTGCATGGTGGTTGCATTGGTGGTGTACAATGAAAGAGTCTATGCAGCCTATGGTGACGGCAAGATTCGGGTGTGGCGCAGAACATCTGATCATGGGGGCTTGAAGCACATCCGATTGGCGACGATCCCCAAGACTGGAAGTTATGTCCGGAGCTATATTGCCGGCAAAGATAAAACG CAGATGAAGCATACAGGACCCATAACGGCACTTGCGATCAATGCATCCGACGACATCCTGTATTCAGCTTCCCTTGATAAAACAGTGAAAGTATGGCGAATCTCTGACCTCAAATGCATCGAGACCATTCAAGCCCATCCCGAGCCAATCAATGCCATCGCAGTGGCTGATGACGGAGTTTTGTTCACCGCCTCCGACGATGCCACTGTCAAAGTTTGGCGCCGCAACTTTTGCAGAGGGGACCAACCTCACTCGCTCACCGTGACTCTCCCAGCCAAGAGCTCGCCCGTAAAATCCCTGGCTCTCACCGAAGATGGTGGAGTTTTATACGGTGGGTGCACAGATGGCTACATAAACTACTGGCTCATGGGCTGGTTCTCGGGCCAACTGAACTACGGTGGCGCACTCCAGGGTCACACCCATGCAGTCATGTGCCTAGCCAGTGTGGCTAGTTATGTCGTGAGTGGCTCGGCAGACTCAACATGTAGGGTTTGGATTAGAGAACAAGACGGAGGCCAGCACACATGTGTAGCAGTGTTGGTGGGACATAGGGGGCCTATTAGGTCTATCACTGCGTTTTCTGGGGCTTTGGGCGAAGAATATCAGAGTAGTACTGAGGATGGCTTCACAATCTGTACAGGGAGTCTTGATGGAGTGTTAAAGGTGTGGCATGTGACATGCAAGAACATGAAATCAAGCAGCCTGCAGTCTCCTGCACAAAGTGGGAGCGAGTATTTTGAGCTGTAG
- the LOC109000690 gene encoding uncharacterized protein LOC109000690 isoform X2, with product MPRIPLPHLHRNPLLATLPLPQFRLRLLILLRPGFPRRILRVRRPRIGLRIPRRALVSKHGKTVEWTSKDLLKGLEDFVPIYEARPIKNNMFGMGFDHSFGLWFIAQWLKPDLMIESGAFKGHSTWVLRQAMPDTPIVSLTPRHPEKYLQKGPAYVDGNCTYFAGKDFVDFGSVDWASVMKKHGITNLSRVLIFFDDHQNELKRIKQALKVGFQHLVFEDNYDTGTGDHYSLRQICDQFYIRGGGHCCFKDSDEARIRSKRKKFWEKAMDIEELCGPGEAWWGVRGYMRDNFNHSNEPISLAEHFENSRFLESILDVYWELPPVAGPSLTHQSRYDPARAPSPIVEDGRYRLFQRLGLTRLETSVFNGYTQMVYIQISKQEI from the exons ATGCCTCGCATTCCTCTTCCTCACCTTCATCGCAATCCTCTCCTTGCAACTCTTCCACTCCCACAGTTTCGTTTGCGTCTCCTCATCCTACTACGACCCGGTTTCCCGCGCAGGATTCTACGGGTTCGACGGCCTCGAATCGGACTTCGGATCCCTCGGCGTGCCTTGGT ATCGAAACATGGAAAAACAGTTGAATGGACGTCTAAGGATTTACTCAAAGGCTTGGAAGATTTCGTACCCATATATGAAGCCCGGCCAATTAAAAACAATATGTTTGGAATGGGTTTCGATCACAGCTTTGGGCTATGGTTCATTGCTCAATGGCTGAAGCCAGATCTGATGATTGAGAGCGGTGCTTTCAAGGGGCATTCCACTTGGGTCTTGCGGCAAGCAATGCCAGACACACCAATTGTGTCACTTACACCCCGACATCCCGAGAAGTATCTACAGAAGGGTCCTGCTTATGTTGATGGAAACTGTACATACTTTGCTGGAAAGGACTTTGTGGATTTTGGAAGTGTTGATTGGGCAAGTGTGATGAAGAAACATGGGATTACCAATCTCAGTCGGGTTCTTATTTTTTTCGATGACCatcaaaatgaattgaaaag AATAAAGCAGGCTCTAAAAGTTGGTTTCCAACATCTTGTTTTCGAGGATAACTATGACACTGGAACCGGAGATCATTATTCCTTAAGGCAGATTTGTgatcaattttatataagag GAGGTGGCCATTGCTGTTTTAAAGACAGCGATGAAGCTCGGATTAGATCAAAGAGGAAGAAATTTTGGGAGAAAGCGATGGACATAGAAGAACTCTGTGGACCAGGCGAAGCGTGGTGGGGTGTTAGAGGATACATGCGGGATAATTTTAACCACAGTAATGAGCCAATCTCCCTTGCAGAGCACTTTGAGAACAGCCGTTTTCTGGAATCAATTCTTGATGTTTATTGGGAACTCCCTCCAGTGGCTGGACCTTCTCTCACTCATCAATCAAGATATGATCCTGCTCGTGCACCAAGTCCTATTGTTGAAGATGGCCGATACCGCTTGTTCCAGCGGCTCGGTCTGACCAGACTTGAGACTTCTGTATTCAATGGGTATACTCAGATGGTTTATATTCAGATATCCAAACAAGAGATTTAG
- the LOC109000692 gene encoding auxin-responsive protein IAA27-like, with the protein MSIPLEHNYIGLTETSSMERGSDKLSSSSSSTLSTEDERSSTLNLKETELRLGLPGSESPGRKPGLGVSLFGKDLEDKNNGYSPNSLKNLVSGAKRGFSDAIDGSSGKWVLSMSNGSEVDLGKGAVLFSPRSGNGGKPLVGLEGKNNTQQSCLSAKPTMKEASSVPQSSKPVQEKKPQVPAGNEHGSAPAAKAQVVGWPPIRSFRKNTMASNLAKNNEEGEGKTGSRCLYVKVSMDGAPYLRKVDLKTYKNYMELSSALEKMFSCFTIGQCGSHGLRGRDGLNERCLRDLLHGSEYVLTYEDKDGDWMLVGDVPWEMFTDSCKRLRIMKGSDAIGLAPRAMEKCKSRD; encoded by the exons ATGTCTATACCTCTGGAACATAATTACATAGGCTTAACAGAGACCTCTTCAATGGAAAGAGGCTCTGACAAgctttcatcttcctcttcttctactCTCTCCACTGAGGATGAGAGGAGCTCTACTCTCAACCTCAAGGAGACTGAGCTCAGGCTTGGCTTGCCTGGGTCTGAGTCCCCAGGGAGAAAACCAGGACTGGGGGTCTCTCTTTTTGGCAAGGATTTGGAGGATAAAAATAATGGGTATTCTCCGAATTCTCTAAAGAATCTCGTGTCTGGGGCTAAGAGGGGTTTCTCTGATGCCATTGATGGGTCTTCTGGGAAATGGGTTTTATCTATGAGTAATGGATCTGAGGTTGATTTGGGTAAAGGAGCTGTCTTGTTCTCTCCTAGAAGTGGAAATGGTGGGAAGCCTCTTGTTGGTTTGGAGGGTAAGAACAATACCCAGCAGTCATGTCTGTCCGCAAAACCAACCATGAAAGAGGCTAGTTCTGTTCCTCAATCTTCAAAGCCAGTTCAGGAGAAGAAGCCTCAGGTTCCTGCTGGAAATGAACATGGCAGTGCTCCTGCTGCAAA GGCACAGGTTGTGGGATGGCCACCAATTCGATCATTCAGAAAAAACACCATGGCCTCCAATCTGGCAAAAAATAACGAGGAGGGTGAAGGAAAAACTGGATCTAGATGCCTTTATGTAAAAGTTAGCATGGACGGTGCTCCGTACCTAAGGAAGGTCGACCTTAAAACCtacaaaaattatatggaaCTTTCATCAGCTCTCGAGAAGATGTTCAGCTGCTTTACCATTG GGCAGTGCGGTTCTCATGGACTTCGAGGGCGAGATGGCCTGAATGAGAGATGTTTGAGGGATCTGCTCCATGGCTCTGAGTATGTGCTGACATATGAAGACAAAGACGGTGATTGGATGCTCGTTGGTGATGTCCCTTGGGA AATGTTCACCGACTCTTGCAAGCGGCTAAGGATCATGAAAGGTTCAGATGCAATTGGTTTAG CGCCAAGGGCCATGGAGAAGTGCAAGAGTCGTGACTGA
- the LOC109000693 gene encoding protein JINGUBANG-like isoform X2: MSSLESPNSPPNLSFTIRSGAAASTPTKFSRSISTKEPSFSHFPYTPPRLSAPSTLSKSLHTSPLASPLHSLVPTKIPDLHSAAYRCVSSVLKKDGQILSIAVSNGFVYTGSDANAIRIWRLPEFAECGQLKTKACMVVALVVYNERVYAAYGDGKIRVWRRTSDHGGLKHIRLATIPKTGSYVRSYIAGKDKTMKHTGPITALAINASDDILYSASLDKTVKVWRISDLKCIETIQAHPEPINAIAVADDGVLFTASDDATVKVWRRNFCRGDQPHSLTVTLPAKSSPVKSLALTEDGGVLYGGCTDGYINYWLMGWFSGQLNYGGALQGHTHAVMCLASVASYVVSGSADSTCRVWIREQDGGQHTCVAVLVGHRGPIRSITAFSGALGEEYQSSTEDGFTICTGSLDGVLKVWHVTCKNMKSSSLQSPAQSGSEYFEL; this comes from the exons ATGTCCTCACTAGAGTCCCCCAACTCCCCTCCCAACCTGTCTTTTACAATAAGATCAGGAGCAGCTGCATCCACCCCAACCAAGTTCTCCAGAAGCATTTCCACCAAAGAACCCTCCTTTTCCCATTTCCCCTACACCCCACCTCGCCTGAGCGCCCCATCCACTCTTTCCAAAAGCCTCCACACTTCACCGCTTGCCTCCCCTCTTCACTCCCTCGTCCCCACCAAGATCCCCGACCTCCACTCTGCTGCCTACCGGTGCGTCTCCTCGGTCCTCAAAAAGGACGGCCAGATCCTGTCCATTGCCGTGTCCAACGGCTTCGTCTACACAGGCTCGGATGCCAACGCCATCAGGATTTGGAGGCTCCCGGAGTTCGCCGAGTGTGGGCAGCTCAAGACCAAGGCTTGCATGGTGGTTGCATTGGTGGTGTACAATGAAAGAGTCTATGCAGCCTATGGTGACGGCAAGATTCGGGTGTGGCGCAGAACATCTGATCATGGGGGCTTGAAGCACATCCGATTGGCGACGATCCCCAAGACTGGAAGTTATGTCCGGAGCTATATTGCCGGCAAAGATAAAACG ATGAAGCATACAGGACCCATAACGGCACTTGCGATCAATGCATCCGACGACATCCTGTATTCAGCTTCCCTTGATAAAACAGTGAAAGTATGGCGAATCTCTGACCTCAAATGCATCGAGACCATTCAAGCCCATCCCGAGCCAATCAATGCCATCGCAGTGGCTGATGACGGAGTTTTGTTCACCGCCTCCGACGATGCCACTGTCAAAGTTTGGCGCCGCAACTTTTGCAGAGGGGACCAACCTCACTCGCTCACCGTGACTCTCCCAGCCAAGAGCTCGCCCGTAAAATCCCTGGCTCTCACCGAAGATGGTGGAGTTTTATACGGTGGGTGCACAGATGGCTACATAAACTACTGGCTCATGGGCTGGTTCTCGGGCCAACTGAACTACGGTGGCGCACTCCAGGGTCACACCCATGCAGTCATGTGCCTAGCCAGTGTGGCTAGTTATGTCGTGAGTGGCTCGGCAGACTCAACATGTAGGGTTTGGATTAGAGAACAAGACGGAGGCCAGCACACATGTGTAGCAGTGTTGGTGGGACATAGGGGGCCTATTAGGTCTATCACTGCGTTTTCTGGGGCTTTGGGCGAAGAATATCAGAGTAGTACTGAGGATGGCTTCACAATCTGTACAGGGAGTCTTGATGGAGTGTTAAAGGTGTGGCATGTGACATGCAAGAACATGAAATCAAGCAGCCTGCAGTCTCCTGCACAAAGTGGGAGCGAGTATTTTGAGCTGTAG